The stretch of DNA ttcaaaagtgggacagtctaggatcggagggcacagccccagaatacAAGGATTCCCCTTCAaaactgagatgaagaggaatatAATAAGACAAAGGTGGTAAATCATAGGAATTTAATGCCACAGCTGTgaagcccaagtcattgggtatttttaaagcagtgtttgatagtttcttgatcagtaaggattTTAAAGGttgcaggaagaaggcaggagaatagagacAAGAGAGAGAATACATCAGCCATGAGTAAACATCAGaggagactggatgggctgaacagTCCAATTCATCTCCCATACCCTATGATCTTAAGGTAATGAACTGAAAACATGGTCAATCAAATGGAGAGTAGTGTAAGGTTGTGAAAATGGTTGGATGTAGCTCAGTCTCAGTCTATTGGGAAATACAAAAAATATGGACAACAGTCCAAAATGCATGGTTTGCTCACTCAGGATGTCATGGTTTCCTATTGCACTCGGTGGGTGAAATAAAACTTCACAATCCTCATTCAATCATTGTCCTGCGCACCTGACTCTTCACCAACTTCCCACTCCAATTATAGATCTGACAGTCACTCAAAACCATTGATACCAACCATACGCCATTTGTGAATTGCCATTAATCGCACCACCACCCATCAACTTCCTTTACTGACACTCCTTTACCCAAAtatcagtctccatctctgatgTTCCTTTTTGGTCCAGAGTCCAGTATGCCCATCCTGTTCCCAGCCTTACATCCTTTCCTGTCCTTGACCACCAACTCCAAACAATCTGAACTCCTCTAACAATTGTATCTctccccaccctggacattctccttGAGGCATTGCTACCGGTCGTTACAATGTAAGCCTTTCATTTGAATGTCATACATCAGTATTTATGCACACCTGAACAGATACCATTGGGGCAGATTCTTCAAACTCACAGCCTGCAATGTCTGTCCACCCCTTTAACCTGAGCAGGATTCAGACTACTATCTGACCAATCTCCTTTCGCTGCAAGCCCTCCCGTGAAACACAGTGATTTGTGTCTTTCAAACATATACAAGCATTGAATGCTGAGGTTCTGCCCAGTGGGTGCTGTCTCATGTTCCACCAACACAGGCCTGACATTGACCAGGGGTGGAATGTCTACTGCAACCGGGATGATGGAAGACTCCCTCTACAGATAGAACTGATGACACTTACCCACCAGATGCTCTAGGGCAGGGGAACAGGACTGAGAAAAACCACCACATCTGTACACCACAATCAGTTTCTGTGAAGCAGAGTACACAGCAGTCTCTGATGTACTCCAAACTTGCTCTGAGGTTCTCAATCTTATTTTCCAAATTGTGAACATTAGCCAGGAGGATGATGGGTTTGGAACCTCAGAGCCCCATGTTACCTGAAACTCATCCATGCTGGAGtgttttcttaaagggaaactgcACTCACTACCCCAGTGGTCTGCAGACAAGTCTTCTGATTTTGAAGATCAGATTTTACAAACCTCTAATAACAATGTTGCTTACGGAAATACCACCAGACATGATTGTAGATTCCAATTGTAGTAGTCCTAATTGGGAATATTTCATGTTTCCTTTCAGAGCTGCACAGACACTTTTTGCCACTCTCCAGCACCATGTTACCCACCAAGAGCATCATCTTGCTGCACATCCAACTTTGTCTGAACACAGGAGCCCAGATGTCCACATTGATTATTTCTATCAACATAAACAAGTGCACCAATTTTCACTAAACACTTGCAGAAAATTTTAACTGAATCTCATTCACACTTTCCTGCTGCTGCCAATGTTAAGATTTTCTGAATTTTATCTGGTCAACTGGCAATTGAAACAGGGAGAGCACAGTAGAAATTTGCTATTGCTGTATTTGACCAGGAAGATCATTCCCTTAGACCAGGTGTGGAGGGACAGTTGGATCCCCAGGAGAAGGAAACAAAAGGTTAGACCTGAATCAGAGCTTCAGAGGGACAACTGATCAACACCATGAgacaattcaccctctccaacacaatatCCCCACTAAGCCACAACTgagagtcctctttaaataaAGATAGACTGCAGGAAACTTGTTCCagccacaattaacttgacaagattaaatcaAAAGCACAAGTGCTTAACAACTCTAGTTAAGATATtgatgagtaaatacagatgctcaAAAACCCAGGAAGGCAACCTGCAGGACTCAAGACAATTTCATTTAGGAATActgcatggaataggcctttccagccctttgagtctcACTGTCCAGCAACTCacaatttaacactagcctaatcacagcacaatttacaaagaccaattaccctactaacttgTGTGTCTTTGGATGTTTGGGGGAAATTGGAGCAGCTGGAGAAAACCGACTCATTACACAGGGATGACGTTAAAAGTCCTTACAGGgacgccaggattgaactccaaactttgtAATGCTGTCGTACTAATGATATTTTGTGCAGAGATGGAGGTCCACTGTTCTGTTGTGCAGAAATGGAGATATAGAAACAATGCGTGCGACAACTATGAGGTTGAAAACAATTTTTCTCATTCAAATTGCCAATGAGAGGTAACACTGTTCCAGGTTATTTTCCTTTCTGAAAGAACTGTTTCATCAGGTGTATTTTAACATCTCTTTTTGGTAGAAGTTGTATCATTCATACATTCTCACTCAATCTAACAACCAGTAAGGCCAGACCAAATCAGTCTCTGGAGTGTTTTAGTTACAGCTTTTGGAAAGACTGGGAGTTTATTTCCTATTTAATTAGTCTAATGGGACACTACTTCACAAATCTTCAGGAAATAACTCCAGAGATTTAACATTTTAAAGTGCAAGAGATTCAGGAAAAAAGTATAGGAATACTCAGTAATCATAGACTTTTACCCATCACTGCTATGCTGCTATTTAGGGGGGTCTTACAATAGTGCCTCTGATTTCTACATTAGATATCAGTCTGGTGGGTATGGCGAAAGCACACCGCAAAAGGTAAAtactcttgcttaatggtattggaccatggcataaaaagtttgGAATCTGCTGACCTAGATGATGTGAAATACAGATTACAAGATTTAAGAAAGATTGATGGGAAAATCAAGACCAGCCTCGCAGCCAATTTAATTTTGTGAACTACTTGCAAAGCAACTATGAAGAAGCTGTTCAAAATTTAGAGAAAGCAAAAGGGGCTCTGAGAAAGAACCACATAGATGGATGGGAAAGAATAAATATTAATTCCTATGGAGACTATGCCTGGATGTATTGCCACTTACGACAACTGACTGAGACCCAACCCTGCATCTACACTCTGGAGATAATTTGCAAAGTGCCTTCACTCTACAGCAATGATAGCTGATGTACAGGGGAAATGGGATAGTCATTGTTGACTTCTACTGCTAAACATAATCACTTATATTGTGAGGTCAAGGCTTGATCTTGCTGTACGAGAGAtccattcaagagcctgataacagCAGGACAGAGCTACCGTTGAGCATGGTTTAACATGCTTTCAGGTGTTTGTGTCTTCTGCCgagtgggagaggagagaaggaaGATCATCCAGAGGGGATTATGCTGGCTGCCTTACTGAGGTAGTGACAAGTGTAGACCATTCCGCAGGATGGAGGCATGTTAccatgatatgctgagctgtgtccacaaatgcatttccttgtggtctcgtgcagagcagttgccataagaGGCTGTGATATGGCCCGATACTATGATGTCAATGTTGCATCAATAAAATTCTGTCAGAATGCACAGGGATATGCCAGATTTCTTTGCATTAGTGAGCTTTCTCGACTGTGGTGTCAACACGATTGTACCAGGAATGTACAAAGTGAATGTTCCACTGTAAATTATCCTCAGTTGGCTGAATGTTGTGTTGGGTATTCGTCAATATTTACCTGTAAGGATATCAATGCTACTTGAAAATTGCAGACAGCATGACATTTTTACACACAATGATGATATGCAGGGAGAAATTGGAAACCATGTTTCAGAACAGTGCAAATGTAACCACAAGTTACATACAGCAGTAATACTGTGGAAAAGGAATACATGGATGCAATTTTTTTAAGGCAAATTACAGATGAGACGGGATCTAGACAGGATTGAGACTAGATTATCATGGAGTGGGTATTGTGCCAATGAGAAAGAATAATTAACAATTCTGTCCTGCATGGGCTGTTTAAGGAGTGACCATAACAGATTAGCATTATTTAttaatatactgggtgaagtcaCAGAATGAAATCAAGGGTGTGAATCTGAACAAATAAAATTAAGTGGACCCATTTGATTGGCGAACTGTTCAATGGGTTGATCAAATGGGCACTGTATGATGTTTAAAGAATGAACTGCAACAATGATTCATTCCTGATTGGCATGAAAAGACGTAAGGAATGAAGGGTCAACCCTGTGAAGGAAATTCAGCACAGAATTAGACCCAATAAAAGCAGCAGTTTTGAGAATTGGGATTAGAGTTCAGCCAAGGAGGGAAGAAAGATTGATTAACAGATGTAAGATGAAGTATGAGAGTAAACAGGCAGGGAATATTAAACTAATAGTAAATATGGAAATGTGAAAGAGGATAATGACCAGGATTGCAGATTGCTTACAATTACACACAgaaaaaattataaataattgAACAAGGGTGCTCAGAGTGACACACTACACAGGCATTCTGGTGAGGTGTAGACTATTTCTATGACAAATCAATGCTTATATTGGCATGCAGGAAATACTTCTAAATTGCTTTTAATTGCCTCAGAGTTATCAATAGACTTTGAATTTGAGTTTCTAGTGATAATCAGGAAGTAATGGATAGTATAAAGGGTTGTCAGGTCGAACATCAGACACAACAACGGAGACTCAGCAGAAGAAGAACCGCACAAACTGAGTAAGGAGTGCAAAGTGCTTTCCATCCAACTAACATCATGAGGTAAAGAATATTTCCTTGCAGTCCATCTTTATGTACAGATTATTATACAGCAGGATGTTTATCAAAAATAGTGGATCATAATGCAATAACTTTGAAATACCCACAGTGAACACACACAGGCTAACAGGGTAGTTGAATGACGAGACTGTAGGGTGATCCCTACGTTACTCTGCTGAGGTGTAAACAGTGCAGGGAACTGCAGTGCTTTACTATTATTTTTTGTTATTAACATCCAATACAATGGCTCTAAACACAAGATTTGCATCTGATTCCTGATTTTTGAAGAGCCTTCTGTTCTGTATGATCTGCAGATCCAAGAGTAAGTTCAAGTGATCATAAATAATCCTTACTCATGGCATTCCTTAACTCCTTAACATTCTCTCTGTGTGTGAGAATTTCCTCTGGGTTCACAGGTATCAGCTGCAAGTCATGTAGTTGCAGCAATTTTATGAGATGTTCCTCCTAAATTCCAAAGATATACGGGTTAGGGTGAGTGTGCATGTTGATGCAGGAAACATAGTGACACACTTGTCACCTGCCCTGataaattctttctgatctgATATGAtgccaaatgatgcatttcactgtatgttttgatgtacgtgtgacaaagacagctaatctttaatctttgaatctttaaacGTAGGAGGTGATTCAGTTCTGCCATACACTATATCTATGTAGATTTGAGCACATTGGAGCCTATGGGGTGCATTCAGTACTGAGGTAACACACCAGAGGAACATGCTACTCTAAACTGTCATAATTTCCAGCCCCTAGTGGCTTTCAGGACAGAATGGAGGAGCTGCATCCACGGTGCGGCAAATTCAACTCCTTtgggaggaagcaggaagcagagttgatctcagagtagggttAAAGGTCGGCGcaacatgttctatgttctatgctggtCTATGTTCTTTCAGAAATGTTCAGCAGGATCGGGGGACGTTGGTCATGCAATTGCTCTGTGATCTGATCTGGTAACTCGTAAATTGCCGGACTTCAGTGGGCTTCACAAAACAGCTTTATCTCACTAATGTTATTGAAGTTCTCAATCTTCTAGACATTGAGTCTGAGTACTGGTGGCTGTCTGGGGAAAAGCACCACTTCTCTGTACCGAGATCTGGAGCTATGCTCAGGCTGCTGGCAAAAAAACAAAAGTCTGCAATAGTGGGAGAGCTCAACGTCTGGTAATAAAACCAAGTCCACCATCAGTGTAACAAAGCAACAGATCAGCTGCCTTGGCTGTTCAGGAGACATTTCCATCTTCATCACATGAATCAATTCTTCATATTGGATTACTGATCTGAAACATTCTCCTTCCTCAGATGCAGACTGACAGGCTGAGCATTTCAGGTTTTCAATATCATAATTATTTAAAAAACTTCATCAAAAGGCAGCTTTGATacagttagtaaatctgctgtttATGGGATTGCAGGTCAGACCCGCACCAAGTGATCTGAGATGGAATTCATGATTATGTTTTTTCTCTCTTGCAGCAACACACCGGGAGATTTATTGAAAGAGAAGCTCGATCAGCTGCAGTGTCACTTCACATGGAGGCCACAGAAGGAAACTATTGACGTGGAAGATGTGATGTTCAAATTGCAAGATTCTATCAATATGAATATGAAGTATAAAGCACAATCCTACAACCAACTTGCTTTTTTAAATTGTCTGCAGGGCAATTGTGAGGAAGCAATTCAAAATTTAAAGGAAGCTGAAAAGATTCTGAGGGAGAACCACAAAGATGAATTTGAAAGAAGAAGCATCATCACCTATGGAAACTTTGCCTGGGTGCATTACCACATGGGACAACTGACCGAGGCCCAGTCCTATCTCGACAAGCTGGAGATGATCTGTAAACCACTCAGTGATGGCCCTCGCTATACAGCAATGATACCCGAGGTGTACGGGGAGAAGGGATGGTCATTGGTGAGTTCTGCTGGTGAATACTATGAGGAGGCAAAGGAATGCTTTGCAAAGGCTCTGGAGCAAGATCCTGACAACACTGAGTGGATAATGGGATATGCAACTGCACTGTATCGGCTGGAATCAATGTCTGGAACCCCAGAGAGTCGTGATCAGAGTCAGTCAGTGAAGTATTTCCGACGAGTACTGGAGCTTGATCCAGATGATGCTATGGCCATGGTGCTGTTGGCTCTAAAACTGAAGAGGTTAAGGCAAAATGAGGAAGCAAATAAATTAGTTGAACAAGCTTTGCAGAGGACCTCTGATCTTCCATATGTGCTTCGCTATGCTGCAAAATATTATAGACAAAGGGGATTTGTGGAGAGGGCAATTGAGCTTTTGAAACAAGCATTAGATTTAACTCCACACTCTGGTTTCTTACACCACCAACTTGGGTTGTGCTACAGAAGTAAGCTGAAATACACTCACAGCAGATATTGTCGCAATCCTGTATTTCAGCAGAACCCAGTGTTGATCAATCTGTGCAAGTATCACTTTGAAAAGGCTTTTGAGCACCGTCCAAGGTTGTTTATTCAAGCTAAACTGGACTTTGCAGGCATCTGCATAACAAATGGGGAGCATTccagagcagaggagatttacagtaGATTGGTGGAGTTAGTGGACATTCGTCCAGAGAATATGCAGAGCATTTGTCTGGAAGCTGGGTTATTTGAACTGCACCAGAAAAGATCCGAAACAAATGCTGTTCACCTCTTCCTGAAAGGAGCGAAAATTGAATGTAACTCAAGAGAACGGGGAAAATGTCGCATGAATTTGGAGGAGTGCATAGATAGGAAACTTAGTGTCAATGCACGTGACAGCAAGGCTCTTGGTATTAAAGCAATTCTGTATCAGCTGGATGGGAACATGGGTGGAGCAACTGAATACTTTGAGAAGGCTTTGGAGCTTGATCCTGGCAATGAGGAATATGTGAGCGCTCTTTCTCAATTACACATCTGAGCACACTGGGATGTTTAAAAGATGCATTTCCATCTGATCTGAGGATAGGTTTGGTGGGGTGTTGCTTTACTAGTTATATCCTCTTAGCACCTTCTCTTACTCATTAGTGTTCGATTTGTAACTGTACCCAATTATTCTGTATCTTTTTATAAAAATACTAATTCCTCAAGTACCCTGAGCAATCTGAATTCAGTTGTGCTTCTCTAGACTTTGGAAAGATGGGATGTAGATATTGTAGCAAGTGGAGTTAAATGAGAAATCAAATATTTTtccacattggatgtttgacctATAAACCATTGAATTTATTTTACTTTTCACATGTATTCTGATGTATTAGTGTAAATCTGGAATGATTTTTGATGTGTGATTGTATCTTAAGGATCATGGTAAAATATACTCGTTAGATATGTCTGGTAATTAAAGCTTCAAAGCAAAGGTTGGTCTTGTGTTGACACAATCAAAGGAAAGCAAGCAACAAATTCTTAACAGCATGATTCCAACCTGCTGAATGTGGTGGAGGGGTGTCCTGGAAGGGGAATGACTGGCAAGTTGCAGTAGAGGGGATCTGTGAATTATTCACGGATTTCAAAAAGATACTATTTTTAAGAAAAAAATGGATTAGAgtttttattcataataattaaCAGCCAAGGACAAAGTATCTGCAAAACTCCAAACAAGATTGTGTGTGCCAATGGACTCATAATGGAACAAGATGGAAGGGTATAGTGCAAGGATCATGCCTTTGACCTGACCAATAGTGTTGGTATAGTGATAGCCAAACGACATTCCTGTGATGTATTTGGGCTTGGCTGCTGATAAGGTGATAATCCTGTAATTAGACAATGGAAATCAGATATAGTTATAGCTTAAGTGAGCTATTGTCCCCTAAAATTTGCAGGGGTggtgaagaatgagaagggagatgcagaaaagagaaaagagagcATATGACCACCAGCTCAGGATCAATCATCTGAAATTTCAAAGAGAGAAGGTGTCGTCGCCAATTAACTGGACACTTGTTCCTCAGtcaccacggtagcatagtggttagcacagctggggcatcggagttcagagtttcaTTCTGATGTCGTGTATAAGCAGTTTTTCCATTCCTCCTCGTGAATACGTGAGTTTCCTCGTGAATGCTCCgcttttcctccctcattccaaagtcaAACCTGTTAGCAGGCGGatttgtcattgtaaactgtcctgataTCACACTAGTGTTATATACATGTGTTGTTGGGTGGCGTATCTCATTGTGCCAGTAGGGGCTGTGCCATGCTGTAtgccaaaaataaaataaataaaataaaaattaaacttCATTTACTTCTGCACAAGGTGAAGAGTGTGTCTCCTGTCACCACACTGCTCTGAAGTCTGAACAGCGGAATGTCATTTTTATACAGAATAGACTAGCAGGTACAGATGTTGACTATTCCTGGTGgcgaaacattttaattctgattcccattctcattctgacatctcAGTCCATGTTCTCCtcttgaggccaccctcaggatggaggagcaacaccttacattccacctgggcagcctccaaactgatggcatgaatataagTTTCTCCTTCTGGGGTGAAAAATTTCCCACCCTTTTCCCTGTTCTTCTAatacccactctggcctcttacctcttctcacctctccatcacttcctcctggGTACCTtcctcctctggtccactctcctaaccGATCGGATTCCTTTCGCTCCAGCCCTTTATTGTTCCTACCTTTCTGGCATCACGTACACCAAACACCTTCTAactgttccccctccctcccAAACCTTTTTTTTGATCTGGCTTCTTCTccatttcctttccagtcatgaagaTGGGTCTCAGcgagaaacattgactgtttatgcatttccatggaagctgcctgacctgctgagttcctccagcattttatgtgtgttgattTCATGAAGCTGTGTATGTTTGTATTTCTTACTTACAAAATCAGTAACCATTCACAATTACAGGACTTTAAAATTAATAGAAAATACTGCCGAACAATTGACAATAAAGTTCGTAACATAATTATTCCTTAGTTGGTGTGTGCTTCTTGAATACTTCTGTTAAATTCCTACCTCATCTCTGCCAGCCAAAATGGCTCCAGTTCTCGGCAGTGAAAATGGAAGCTACATTATCAGATACCTTTCTTGCCTAAGCTGTCTGCACCTATCTACAAtctatccttgcctggacatGTTGTCGATCCTTGCCTTGCCTCAACTTCCACAAAGGGGCAGGCTGTTGTCGGTTTACAAGCAACACAAGGACTGATCGGAAAGTACTGAGTGCTCAGCCGTACTTTGATCATTTTCAATATAATGCACACCGTGTTCTCCCTGTCACCACTTAGAAATGTTATGTTTTATATTTCATGTTTCTGTTTAGCTCCTTATGAAGAAGAAGGCCATTCACCCCATTGAATTAAAGCCGACACCAAACTCTCCCATCAGAGTTTATTCCACTCTGACCCTTCTCTCTAACATGTTCATTCATCTCTCTTTGATTCACCTTCCATAAGTTATGCTGGAGCCAATTTATAACAACCTTGCAGGTGTGTTAAGGTAGGAGCTATGGGGATATGGTAGATTGACACAGACCCAAGGGGACCAGGCTCAGTCAATGAGCTGAAGTGGTAGACTTGTCTGAAGAACCTCCCAACATCATCACCAGTTAACTGGACACTTGTTCCTCAGTCACCACGtaagcacagtggttagcacaactggggcatcggagttcagagtttcaTTCTGATGCCGTGTATAAGCAGTTTTTCCATTCCTCCTTGTGAATACGTGAGTTTCCTTCGGATGCTCcgcttttcctcccacattccaaggtcAAACCTGTTAGCATTCTGatttgtcattgtaaactgtcctgataTCACACCAGGGTTATATAGGTTTGTTGTTGGGTGATGCATCTCATTGGGCCagtagggcctgttccatgctgtatatctaaataagataaatagaataaaattatacttcatttacttgtgcacaaggagaagagCGTGTCTCCTGTCACCACACAGTTCTGAAATCTGAACAGAGGAATgtcatttttatacagaattgactaGCAGGTACAGATGTTGACCATTCCCGGTGGCGAAACACTTTGATtcagattcccattcccattgttGCATCTTATTCCATGTTCTCCtcttgaggccaccctcaggatggaggagcaacaccttacattccacctgggtagtctccaacccgatggcatgaatatcaatttctccttcgggGCAGAAAAAAATTCCCACCCACTttactcttcttctattccctactctggcctcttaccacttctcacctctctatcacttcctcctgggtcccttcctcctcccctttctcctctggtccactctcctctcctgtttgGTTCCTTCCGCAATAGCTTTTCATTGTTCCTACCTTTCTGGTATCATGTTCACCAAACACTTTTTAactgttccccctccctccccacaaaCCTTTTTTTGATCTGGCattctccccctttcctttccagtcatgaagaagggtctcagccagaaacgttgactgtttatacatttccatggatgctgcctgacctcccatCAGAGTTTATTCCCCTCTAACCCTTCTCCCTAACATGTTCATTCATCTCTTTTTGATTCACCTCCTGAAAGTTATGCTGGAGCTAATTTACAACCTTGCAGGTGTGTTAAGGTAGGAGCTATGGGGATGTGGTAGATTGACACAAACCCAAGGGGACCAGGCTCAGTCAATGAGCTGAAGTGGTAGACTTGTCTGAAGAACCACACAACATCATGTCTACAGCACTAAAGTTGGCAAGGGTTCTGTACTTTGTCCATAAGAGACTCAGGGGGCAGTGCCTCATATCATTGAACCAGACCAATTTTTTTAAAGAGACATGGCCAGCAATTGAAAGCACTCGGTGTAACTGTGAGTCTCTCCACCCGTAACACACCAGTCACTGCAGCTCTTCAGCAAACCTTCAGAATCCCTCATCGTAGAAGGCTGGAAATTCTGTGGGACAGTGTAATTTCCAAATCCTGGTGCCATCTCAGTCAgggaaaataaaaagaaagaagTTCAAAGTGAGTAAAATTATGATGAAAACAATAATGG from Hemitrygon akajei chromosome 23, sHemAka1.3, whole genome shotgun sequence encodes:
- the LOC140715027 gene encoding interferon-induced protein with tetratricopeptide repeats 1-like, with the translated sequence MDQGKRDLAGLNSEGGIQGKLKEKTGTHFAAWAKCLAVHEGLASPTFRQLEKATVTMWHTDFGSDPSNTQRDLLKEKLDQLQCHFTKGLWKETIDLEDVIQLEKATVTMWHTDFGSDPSNTPGDLLKEKLDQLQCHFTWRPQKETIDVEDVMFKLQDSINMNMKYKAQSYNQLAFLNCLQGNCEEAIQNLKEAEKILRENHKDEFERRSIITYGNFAWVHYHMGQLTEAQSYLDKLEMICKPLSDGPRYTAMIPEVYGEKGWSLVSSAGEYYEEAKECFAKALEQDPDNTEWIMGYATALYRLESMSGTPESRDQSQSVKYFRRVLELDPDDAMAMVLLALKLKRLRQNEEANKLVEQALQRTSDLPYVLRYAAKYYRQRGFVERAIELLKQALDLTPHSGFLHHQLGLCYRSKLKYTHSRYCRNPVFQQNPVLINLCKYHFEKAFEHRPRLFIQAKLDFAGICITNGEHSRAEEIYSRLVELVDIRPENMQSICLEAGLFELHQKRSETNAVHLFLKGAKIECNSRERGKCRMNLEECIDRKLSVNARDSKALGIKAILYQLDGNMGGATEYFEKALELDPGNEEYVSALSQLHI